CAGGAGGAAGGCGGCACCGACTTCGGGTTTGCCTTCGGCAACCAGGGGCGATTCCGGGTGAGCGTTTTCAGGCAGAAGGGGCACGTGACTCTGGTTCTGCGTCTGATTCCTTACAAGCTACTGAGCTTCAAGGAAATCGGTTTGCCCTCGATCTGCCAGGCCCTGTGCCGCCGGCCGCGAGGCTTGTTCCTGGTCACGGGGCCGACGGGATCGGGCAAGACCACCACGCTGGCGACGATGATCAACTACATCAACGAGAACTTCGACCGGCACATTGTCACCGTGGAGGAGCCGATCGAATACTACCACACCCACAAGAAGTCGCTGATCAACCAGCGTGAGGTGGGTCTGGACGTCCCGAGTTTCGCGGAGGCCTTGCGTCGGGTCCTGCGTCAGGACCCGGACGTGATTCTGGTCGGCGAGTTGCGCGACCTGGAAACGATGGAAGCGGCGCTCCGCGCGGCCGAGACGGGTCACCTGGTGTTCTCGACGGTACATACCACCGGTTGTCAGGGTACGATCACCCGCATCATCGATCAGTTTCCCCACGAGCAGCAGGAACAGATTCGTGTGCAGATCTCGACCAATCTGATTGCGGTGCTTTCCCAGGCTCTGTGTGCCAGGATTCCCAAAGGCCGGGTTGCCGCGTATGAGTTCATGGTGGTCACGCCGGCCATCGCCAACCTGATCCGCGAGAACAAGACGTTCCGTATCGATTCGAGCATTCAGACGGGCAAGAAATTCGGCATGCAGTTGCTGGACGAGCACCTATTGCAGTTGTACCAGGATCACATAATCTCGGCCGAGGAGGCCATCGACCACGCGCGCAACCCGGGCGAGATGCAGGACAAGATCGAGGCTATCCAGAAGGGTTTGCCGCCTGAGGCTGGTCCCGGCGGCGGCCCGGGGGGTAAACCGAAGGGGCCGGACGGAGAGCCGGACCTACCGCCGATGCCGAAAGGATGAAGAGGAGGCTGTTAGACTTTTAGACCTCTAGGCTTCTAGACCGTTAGATGCCCCATCGGGGCATGATGCCGAACAGTCTAATAGCCGAACAGCCGAATAGTCTGGAAGATCCTGACCATGGCTGAGCCGCTGAAGAAAACGCAGGAGACACCCGACCGCAAGCCGGCAACGGCCATCGGCGCGGGCATGGAGAAACCGCCGACCAAACCCCCGGCGCCGCCCGCGGATCGTCCGCGTGGGCCGGGGAGCAGGATGCCGCCGATCAGCCAGTTGCGAGGCCGCACGCTGGGCCGAATTCTGATCAAGATGGGCAAGCTGACCCGTACGCAGGTCGGCGAGGCCCTCAACATTCAGAAGAAGAACCCCGGACCGATCGGCCAGATCCTGGTGGAGCTCGGGTATGTCGACGAATCGGACGTACAGATCGCGCTGGCCGCCCAGGTGGGCATGGAGCCGATCGATCTGAACAAGATCGACGTCCCGAAGGAGGTGCTGGCTCTGGTTCCGGCGAAGGTTGCTCACACCTACAAGATCATTCCGATCGATTATGAGCCTTCGACGAAAACGCTCTCGATCGCGATGGACAACCCGGCCAACTTCCAGGCCACCGATGACCTGAAAACGCTGATGGGGCTGGCGATCAAACCTTATCTGTCAAACCCCGACGACATTGCCGCCAGTCTCAACAAGTACTATCCCGAGGATCAGGCCGAGTCGATCAGCGACCTGATCAACGAGCTGGCCGATGATGAGGACCTCGCCAAGTTCGCCGACCGCGGCGACGGCATCGACCTGGAAGAGCTCAAAGAGGTGGCGGAGTCCAACCCGGTCAAGAAGCTGCTCAACCTGGTTCTTCTGCAGGCCATCCGAGACAAGGCGAGCGACATTCATTTCGAGCCTTTCGAGGACGAGTACAAGATCCGGTATCGCATCGACGGCGTGTTGTACGAGATGGTGCCGCCCCCCCGGCACATTGCGGTGGCCATTGCCAGCCGTATCAAGGTCATGGCCAACCTGAACATTGCGGAACGCCGTCTGCCGCAGGACGGTCGTATCGAGTTGACGGTCGGCGGCAACCCGGTTGATCTGCGCGTGTCCGTTCTGCCGACCATGTTCGGCGAAAGCGTGGTGATGCGTGTGCTGGACCGCAGCAACGTGAAGCTGAGCCTTTCGCGGATCGGTCTGCGGGACGATGACATGAACATCTTCCGCCAGCTCATCGCCAAGCCGAACGGCATCATCATCAACACCGGCCCGACCGGATCGGGGAAGACGACGACCCTGTATGCGGCGCTGGCGGAGCTTAATGACATCGAGACCAAGATCCTGACCGCCGAAGACCCGGTGGAGTATGACATCGACGGCCTGTGCCAGTGCCAGGTCAACCCGGACATCGGGTTGACGTTTCACCGGTGCTTGAGGAGTTTTCTGCGTCAGGACCCGGACGTCATCCTGGTCGGCGAGATTCGTGACCTGGAAACGGCCAAGATAGCCGTGGAGGCCTCGTTGACCGGACACCTGGTGTTTACGACGCTTCATACGAACGATGCCCCGTCGGCCGTGGCCCGGCTGATGGACCTGGGGTTGGAGCCGTTCTTGTTGACGGCCACGCTGGAGGCGGTGGTCGCGCAGCGGCTCGTTCGGAGGATCTGCGAGAACTGCAAGGCGGAGTTTCACCCGACGGAAGAGATGCTGATGGAGCTGGACCTCAGGCCGGAGGACGTGCGCGGCAAGGTGTTCATGTACGGCCGGGGATGCGACTACTGCAACAACACCGGTTACCGGGGACGGATGGGCTTGTTTGAGATGATGCTGATGAACGACGATCTTCGGGACCTGGTGATGAAGCACGCGTCGACGAACATACTGCGGAACGCGGCCCGCAAAATGGGGATGCGGACGTTGCGGGAGTCGGGCTTGCTGGCGATTTATGAGGGGATCACGACCATCGAAGAGGTAGTGAAAGAGACGATTATGGAGGAGATGTAAGGGGTCCGGGATATGCGGCCCGCGGCCGGTCGTTCCGGCCCGGGCGGAGACGCGTGACCCCGGGGTCTTCCCGCGTGGAGGCTGACCATGCCGACCTTTCAATACGAGGCCATGAACCAGGCCGGCCAGGAAGTCAAGGACGAGATCGAAGCTCAGTCCGTGGAAGACGCTCTGGCGAAGATCAGGCAACAGGGCTACTACCCGACCAAGCTCCGCCAGAAGGGCGGCAAGCGGGGGCAGAAAGCCGCCGAGGCGGGCGGTGCCGGCGCGAAGGGTAAGAAGAAGACGGTTGGCGGGTTCGGGAAGGTCAAGAGCAAGGAGATCGTGCAGTTCACTCGTCAACTTTCGACGCTGCAGGACGCCGGTCTGCCGATCCTGCGTTGCCTTCGGATTCTGGAGCAGCAACAGAAGCCGGGCAAGCTCCGCCTGATCCTTCGGAACGTGGCGGACGACGTCGAGGGCGGCTCGACGCTTTCGGAGGCCATGGCCGCCCAGCCCAAAGCGTTCGACCGCCTGTACTGCAATATGGTGGCCGCGGGTGAGGCCGGCGGCGTGCTCGACGTGATCCTGCAACGTCTGGCCGACTTCATGGAAAAGGCCCAGCGGCTCAAGAGAAAGGTGATGGGCGCGATGATCTACCCGATCGCGGTGATCACCTTCGCGATCGGCATCGTGTCGGGCCTGATGATCGCGGTCATCCCGAAGTTCAAGACGATTTTCGCCGACTTCGGGACGTCGCTGCCGGCTCCGACGGTGGCATTGATCAGCATTTCGGAGTGGTTCGTTCATGGAACGCCGCCAGGATGGGTGATCGTGTTCCTGTCGCCGGTGGGGCTCATGCTGCTGGTCAAACTGATCAAACAATCGGAGTCCGGGCGATTCGCGATCGACACGATCAAGCTGAAGATTCCTATTCTGGGGAACATCCTGGGGAAATCGTCGGTGGCCCGGTTTACCCGGACGCTGGGAACTCTGTTGGCGGCCGGCGTGCCTATCCTGGAGGCGATTAATATCACCCGCGATACGTCCGGCAATGAGGTCTATGCCCGAGCCCTCAAGTCGGTTCATGACGACATCCGTGAGGGCGAGTCGTTCGCCAACCCGCTGCGGGCGGCCAAGATCTGCGACAACATCGTTATCAACATGATCGACGTTGGCGAGGAGACCGGCGATCTTGACAAGATGCTGATGAAGATCGCCGATAACTACGATGAGGAAGTCGAAACGCTGGTCGACGGGTTGGTCAGCCTGCTTGAGCCGGTGATCGTTATCGTGCTGGGAGCGATCGTCGGCTTTATTGTCATCGCCCTGTTCCTGCCGCTGGTCGAGTTGATCAACTCGGTTTCTTCGGGCGGGCAGAAGGAGGGCGTGTGAACCGGCGCGTCCGCCCGGGGCCATCGGAGCCGAGAGTGGCCTGCAGGATGGCCTGTTCGGGGTCTGGAGAGATGTAAGCTCTTGGGCCTCAGTGGTTTATCGCGACGGGGGTGGCTGTGTGCGGGACCGAGCTTGGGTCGGGCAAGCCCGGTCCGGACGGTGACTTGGCTGCGATGGTGTGCTACCATCAGGTGGGGCGGGGTTATTGGGATGCCTGCCCGGCCTGCCTCGAAGCGGCCATAAGCCTGCGGTCGCAGGTTCTCAATAAGGAGCGTCACGATGACTTGCCGCGTCTGTGTTTGTCGCCGCAGGGGTTTTTCCCTCGTCGAACTCCTGGTCGTCGTCGGTATTATTGCGTTGCTGGTGGCGATCCTGGTCCCGTCGCTCAATGTGGCTTCCCGGAGAGCCAAATCCGCGGCAACGCTGAACACGATTCGCGTCCTGGAGACGGGTTTGGAAACCTTCAAGGCGGACGTGGTGGTCGGCGGGGCGTATCCGGAATCTGCAGTCGAAGTGCCTCTCGGTCGCGGCTCTATCACCGCGGCTAATCCCCACCCGTCTGGCCTCACCGGCAAAGTGCCCTTCAATGGGGCCTCGTACCTTGTTTGGGCGCTGGCGGGAGCTGATCTGCTTGGGACGCCCGGTTTCCTGGATTTGACCGGAAACGGCAGTTGGCGCGACGACACGGGATACTCGGGAACACACGCTCTTTATCAGATCGACCCGAATAGTAGGAGGCCGATCCATCCTCGCTATGGTCCTTTTGTTGCCGTCGAAAGTATGAGATTGGCCCGATGGAACGATAAGGAAAAGTGCTTCTTTGTCGAGAAGGATATCAGTCGTACCCCGTTGCCTTCTACGTGTTTCCTTGACGCGTTTGACCAGCCGATTCTGTACTATCGGGCGAATCCGGCCGGGACACTCATTGCAGGGGTGCAGACAGCTCTGTCGCCCGGGGCCGCAGGGCTGGGCATCTACGATCTGTACGACAACTTCACGTTTACCGGTGTCGTCAACCCGGTGGACAACCAATTCGGTCCCAGGTTGAATAGGCCGCAGGGTCTTGATTTTGGGGCCGGTCGGATCCATCCGTTGGGCCAGTTGGGTAACCCGCTCAATCCCGGGGCCACGCTCCGCACGTTTTCCTATATGATTTGGGACAGCAACGTGCTTGCCTTGCCGCGTCCGCAGCGTCCGGACACGTTTATCCTCATTTCGGCGGGGCCGGATCACCTGTACGGCACGCCCGACGACATCGGCAACATCCAGATCAAGAAGAAGTAGCGCGGCCGGCGATTACGCAGGACTCATGTGGTTGCGATTGCTGCACGCTCGCCTCTGCTGCGCGCGGCAGGGAGGGGATTCGTGCGTGGTCCGGGGCTTGGACGGGGGTATAATCTTGGAGGTTTGACGCCGGTCCGGTTTTGTCGATGAGGTGAGGTTGCGGGTGAGCGACGCAGGTTTACAGGCGAAGCTGGAGAGAATGAAGGAGGTTCTCCGCGGGTTGGAGCGGGTTGCGGTGGGCTTTTCGGCGGGGGTGGATTCGACGTTCCTGCTGAAGGTCGCGGTGGACACGCTTGGGCCGGCCAACGTGGTGGCCGTAACCGCCGACAGCGAGAGTCTGACCCGCCGGGAGCTGGATGAGGCCCGGAAGTTGGCGGCCCAGATGGGTGTCGAGCACGTGGTCGTCCGCACGGATGAGCTGGATGACCCCAACTACCGGGCCAACCCGGCCAACCGCTGCTATTACTGCAAGCAAGCGCTGTTTCGGAGGCTAGACGAGTTCATCGCCGGGCGGGGGGCGATGGTCATGGTCATCGGCGTGAATACTGACGATTTCGCCGACTGGCGGCCGGGCCTGCGGGCCAGCAAGGAGAAAGGCGTTCGCATGCCCGCGGCCGAGGCCGGCATGAGCAAGGCTGATGTGCGTGAGTTGAGCCGCCAGATGGGTTTGCCCACACACGACAAGCCCTCCAGTCCGTGTCTGGCGTCCCGCCTGCCGTACGGCGAGGAGATCACGCCCGAGAAGCTCAGCCAAATCGAGCGGTCGGAAGCCTTCTTGCACTCACTCGGTTTTCACGTCTGTCGCGTGCGTCATCACGGCAACATGGCCCGGATCGAGGTACCTGCCGATCAGATCGAGCGATTGTGCGAACCTGCGACACGGGCCAAGGTTGACGCCACCCTCCGAGAGTTCGGCTACCAGTATGTGGCCGTCGACATTCGTGGCTTCCGCAGCGGAAGTCTCAACGAGATGCTGTCCCCGTCGCAAACGGGCGTTCAAGCCAAGTAGGGCAGCGTCGAGCGACGCGGGACGTGTCATTGGGCAGAGGCGGAGGGATGAAGGCAGAAGGCTGAAGGCGGAAGGCGAAAGGCTGAAGGCGGAAGGATGAAGGAGGAAGGATGAAGGATGAGGGAGGAAGGATGAAGGATGAGCTGAGGAGGCGAAGCTCGGCGGCTACGTTGCGGTATCGACTCATCCTTCCGCCTTCATCCTTTCTTCCCAAGGCGGACCGCCTTTTTGCGGGTCGCAACCCAAGCGCTCTGCGATCAAGAAACATGCGCGCAAGCCGCACAGATGTCTGGCCGTAAGGTTCTGAACCCTGAACCCTGAACCCTGAACCCCTGTCCCGTGCTCAATACACTTGCAACCGCGGCGAGTGTATCCCCATCTCCTCCAGTGTCCTGTGTATCTGGAGGCAGTTTTGCTCCGGCTGATTGAGGTCCAGGTGGTACTCGAACTGCAGCCGGGCGTCGCCGTTGTCGGCGACACATTGGCGGACCCAGGCGTCCATGTCCTGGGGGCTTCCGGCGGTGAGCAGATGGGTTTGGGGCATGATGTCGATGCGGATGGGCCCGAACCGGTCTCGGACGGCGGCGACGCTGGTGCCGCTTCCGAGGTTCAGGATGGCAACGTTTCGGACTTCGCGAAAGACGTCGAGCAGGTGATTGGAGTTGCCACAGGAGTGGAGTCGCAGCGGCCCGACGCGATCGGCCAGATTGTTGAGGCAGGGCAGGGCGAACTCGGCGAACTGGTCCGGCCCCATCATGCAGCCGGAGCACTCGCCGGTGTGCAGGCCGGTGACGGTGATCCCGGCGGCGTCGGCGAAGAGCTGAATCAGCTTGACGTAGGCGTCAACGATCCAAGCGAACAGTTCGCGGACGAAGCCCGGGTTGTCGGCCATTTCGAGAAAGACGCGTTCGCCGATCAGTTTTTGGGCGGTGGTGATGATGCCGTGGGTGGTGGCCCGGCCTGTGGTGTCCCAAAAGAAGGGCGGGATGACAGCCACATCCGGGCCGAGCGTCTGTCGCATCTCGTGGACTTGGCCCAGCAGGAGGCTGACGGGCCAAGTGTCCGGCCAATCGATGTTCCACAAGGGACCGACGTCGGTCAGCCCGGCCAGCGGTTCGGGTGAGATATCCGGGTCTTTGTCGGGCGCAATGATAAAACGGGCCCCAACGGCCGCACCGAGGATGAGATTTGGCTGTAGGCCGCCGACCAAGGCCACCGGCCGTCGCCGGCCTTCGACCTGCACGAGGTGGGCCTCGATGCTGTAGATGGGCAGGTCGGGAAACCGCTGGGCGACGAAGGCCTGCATCCGGCGCTCCTGTTCAAGTCGGCGCCGCGGGTCGAAAAAGAAGCCCTCGTCGAACAGGAACCCCCCATGCGCGTGCAGCCAGCCGAAGCTTACACTGCCGAGGACGGACATGTGCCCAGTGTCAGGCATAGTTTGTCTCTGTCGCCGGGTCGCATCACCTCTGGCGACTCTGGCCTGCCCCGAAGGACCGTGGTTTCATTCAGGGGGTCGCGCTCTCGGGCGCAGGAATCGGCCGGCCTGTGACGAGGCTGTACAGAACATCAGGGCAGAGATCGGCTCCGTTCGGCCACTGGATGGTTCCGAGCTCTGTGTTGACCGTGACCTGCCGAAAGTAACCGAGGTCTTCGAGGGGGGCGAAGACGCCGCCCTGCCCCACAACCCAGTCCTGAAGGTTGGCCTCTCCCTGTGTGCCGTCAGTGAAAACGAGTCTGAGGCGATACTGGCGAATCGGGGTGGCTTCGGTTGTGCGAGGAAACATGGTGACCTTCGGCATACAACTCCTTTCTGTACAGCCATTATACTGTGCCAACAACCGTCAAGTAAGGAAGGGCGCAAGGAAGACGGGTGGAACGTCGAATTGGAGAACGGTCTAACCCAGTGGCAGCTTTACCGCTTGCCTCTGCCTCGCCGAGATCTCCGCCGCGAAGCAGATTTCCATCGTTTCGGCCGCATCCTCGATGTCGGGCATCGGCCGTCGGCCGGCATTAAGCGCATCGATCAACTCGGCCACCTCGCCGTCGAACGGGTGGTGCGATACGTCGCCGGAGTCGGGCAGGATCGTCGGGATAGTCGCGAAGCCGGTCTGGCCGTCGTAGAGGTCGCCGGCGAACTGGTTGTTGCGGAAGCTGCCGGCTGTTCCGTAGACCTCCACGTTAAACACATACGGCAATTTCGCCTCCAGGCAGCAACCGACCTTGCCGATGCTGCCGTCGTCGAATTTGAGCAGGGCCAGTTCGGTGCTTGGGTAGTCGAGTGCATTGGTGCGGCCGGCGGAGTACGCCGACACTTCCACCACTGGCCGGCCGACCAGGAAGCGAATCGCGTCGATGGCGTGGCAGCCGCCGATCAGGAGACTGGTTCCGGCCGTTGCCCGCGTGGT
This Phycisphaerae bacterium DNA region includes the following protein-coding sequences:
- a CDS encoding type IV pilus twitching motility protein PilT, coding for MGTLHIDRILETCIRRDGSDIHLTVGRPPVIRVHGHLRSLETKVLEPDDTVALMKAITPDRNQQELQEEGGTDFGFAFGNQGRFRVSVFRQKGHVTLVLRLIPYKLLSFKEIGLPSICQALCRRPRGLFLVTGPTGSGKTTTLATMINYINENFDRHIVTVEEPIEYYHTHKKSLINQREVGLDVPSFAEALRRVLRQDPDVILVGELRDLETMEAALRAAETGHLVFSTVHTTGCQGTITRIIDQFPHEQQEQIRVQISTNLIAVLSQALCARIPKGRVAAYEFMVVTPAIANLIRENKTFRIDSSIQTGKKFGMQLLDEHLLQLYQDHIISAEEAIDHARNPGEMQDKIEAIQKGLPPEAGPGGGPGGKPKGPDGEPDLPPMPKG
- a CDS encoding ATPase, T2SS/T4P/T4SS family encodes the protein MAEPLKKTQETPDRKPATAIGAGMEKPPTKPPAPPADRPRGPGSRMPPISQLRGRTLGRILIKMGKLTRTQVGEALNIQKKNPGPIGQILVELGYVDESDVQIALAAQVGMEPIDLNKIDVPKEVLALVPAKVAHTYKIIPIDYEPSTKTLSIAMDNPANFQATDDLKTLMGLAIKPYLSNPDDIAASLNKYYPEDQAESISDLINELADDEDLAKFADRGDGIDLEELKEVAESNPVKKLLNLVLLQAIRDKASDIHFEPFEDEYKIRYRIDGVLYEMVPPPRHIAVAIASRIKVMANLNIAERRLPQDGRIELTVGGNPVDLRVSVLPTMFGESVVMRVLDRSNVKLSLSRIGLRDDDMNIFRQLIAKPNGIIINTGPTGSGKTTTLYAALAELNDIETKILTAEDPVEYDIDGLCQCQVNPDIGLTFHRCLRSFLRQDPDVILVGEIRDLETAKIAVEASLTGHLVFTTLHTNDAPSAVARLMDLGLEPFLLTATLEAVVAQRLVRRICENCKAEFHPTEEMLMELDLRPEDVRGKVFMYGRGCDYCNNTGYRGRMGLFEMMLMNDDLRDLVMKHASTNILRNAARKMGMRTLRESGLLAIYEGITTIEEVVKETIMEEM
- a CDS encoding type II secretion system F family protein, whose protein sequence is MPTFQYEAMNQAGQEVKDEIEAQSVEDALAKIRQQGYYPTKLRQKGGKRGQKAAEAGGAGAKGKKKTVGGFGKVKSKEIVQFTRQLSTLQDAGLPILRCLRILEQQQKPGKLRLILRNVADDVEGGSTLSEAMAAQPKAFDRLYCNMVAAGEAGGVLDVILQRLADFMEKAQRLKRKVMGAMIYPIAVITFAIGIVSGLMIAVIPKFKTIFADFGTSLPAPTVALISISEWFVHGTPPGWVIVFLSPVGLMLLVKLIKQSESGRFAIDTIKLKIPILGNILGKSSVARFTRTLGTLLAAGVPILEAINITRDTSGNEVYARALKSVHDDIREGESFANPLRAAKICDNIVINMIDVGEETGDLDKMLMKIADNYDEEVETLVDGLVSLLEPVIVIVLGAIVGFIVIALFLPLVELINSVSSGGQKEGV
- a CDS encoding type II secretion system protein — translated: MTCRVCVCRRRGFSLVELLVVVGIIALLVAILVPSLNVASRRAKSAATLNTIRVLETGLETFKADVVVGGAYPESAVEVPLGRGSITAANPHPSGLTGKVPFNGASYLVWALAGADLLGTPGFLDLTGNGSWRDDTGYSGTHALYQIDPNSRRPIHPRYGPFVAVESMRLARWNDKEKCFFVEKDISRTPLPSTCFLDAFDQPILYYRANPAGTLIAGVQTALSPGAAGLGIYDLYDNFTFTGVVNPVDNQFGPRLNRPQGLDFGAGRIHPLGQLGNPLNPGATLRTFSYMIWDSNVLALPRPQRPDTFILISAGPDHLYGTPDDIGNIQIKKK
- the larE gene encoding ATP-dependent sacrificial sulfur transferase LarE; translation: MSDAGLQAKLERMKEVLRGLERVAVGFSAGVDSTFLLKVAVDTLGPANVVAVTADSESLTRRELDEARKLAAQMGVEHVVVRTDELDDPNYRANPANRCYYCKQALFRRLDEFIAGRGAMVMVIGVNTDDFADWRPGLRASKEKGVRMPAAEAGMSKADVRELSRQMGLPTHDKPSSPCLASRLPYGEEITPEKLSQIERSEAFLHSLGFHVCRVRHHGNMARIEVPADQIERLCEPATRAKVDATLREFGYQYVAVDIRGFRSGSLNEMLSPSQTGVQAK
- a CDS encoding uroporphyrinogen decarboxylase family protein, encoding MPDTGHMSVLGSVSFGWLHAHGGFLFDEGFFFDPRRRLEQERRMQAFVAQRFPDLPIYSIEAHLVQVEGRRRPVALVGGLQPNLILGAAVGARFIIAPDKDPDISPEPLAGLTDVGPLWNIDWPDTWPVSLLLGQVHEMRQTLGPDVAVIPPFFWDTTGRATTHGIITTAQKLIGERVFLEMADNPGFVRELFAWIVDAYVKLIQLFADAAGITVTGLHTGECSGCMMGPDQFAEFALPCLNNLADRVGPLRLHSCGNSNHLLDVFREVRNVAILNLGSGTSVAAVRDRFGPIRIDIMPQTHLLTAGSPQDMDAWVRQCVADNGDARLQFEYHLDLNQPEQNCLQIHRTLEEMGIHSPRLQVY
- a CDS encoding DUF2442 domain-containing protein, with amino-acid sequence MPKVTMFPRTTEATPIRQYRLRLVFTDGTQGEANLQDWVVGQGGVFAPLEDLGYFRQVTVNTELGTIQWPNGADLCPDVLYSLVTGRPIPAPESATP
- a CDS encoding Gfo/Idh/MocA family oxidoreductase encodes the protein MPKKTWNVAVVGPGWVAGAYAKSFCKRDDVRIGYVVGRTYEGAAAFTREHNLNCPCSDDLCAALKDPSIDIVGVFTPHHLHAPITLAAAKAGKHIIIEKPVCLTLEDMKAIRAAVREAGVKTIIGFVLRWNPLLKIIRRNIAEGRLGRIIFAETDYLHGIVGKPYTKPWHTTRATAGTSLLIGGCHAIDAIRFLVGRPVVEVSAYSAGRTNALDYPSTELALLKFDDGSIGKVGCCLEAKLPYVFNVEVYGTAGSFRNNQFAGDLYDGQTGFATIPTILPDSGDVSHHPFDGEVAELIDALNAGRRPMPDIEDAAETMEICFAAEISARQRQAVKLPLG